From Rhododendron vialii isolate Sample 1 chromosome 10a, ASM3025357v1, the proteins below share one genomic window:
- the LOC131304531 gene encoding proline-rich protein 4-like isoform X2, translating into MHWFLAIVFLIFTLNNLSEAKYGKRLPSAVVVGTVYCDTCFRTDFSRTSHFISAALVEVECGVTSSKPSFRKETKTNERGEFKVRLPFSVSKHVKKIEGCSVKLIRSSEPYCSVASTATSDSLHLKSRKKGIHIFSAGFFTFKPLNEPALCSQKPSLRKSKEFNSKKSLVQLPVLSPIFPIPPQTQDPTPMPYQPPTSQNLLPPLPELPKLPPLPQLPPLPPLPGFPNFPKKETETSEKSKSTSDPLTTLEVPLLPSPQPGFGFRFPPNPFRPPSFFPRSPFLSSPLSIPPNPVLRPPPSIFPRNPFQPSPPVVGLTPSLAPPPAPVGLPPFPFQPAPGFPGIPPVRN; encoded by the exons ATGCATTGGTTTCTGGCTAttgttttcctcattttcaCACTCAATAACCTGTCAGAGGCAAAGTACGGGAAGAGGCTTCCATCTGCAGTGGTTGTTGGCACTGTTTACTGTGACACATGCTTCAGAACAGATTTCTCAAGGACTAGTCACTTCATCTCAG CGGCATTGGTGGAGGTCGAATGCGGGGTTACGAGTTCGAAACCGAGTTTCCGGAAAGAGACGAAAACGAACGAGCGCGGGGAGTTCAAAGTGCGTCTACCTTTCTCGGTATCGAAACATGTCAAGAAAATCGAGGGGTGTTCGGTGAAGCTAATCCGCAGCAGCGAGCCGTATTGTTCTGTGGCATCGACAGCAACTTCAGACTCACTCCATCTCAAGTCAAGAAAGAAAGGGATTCACATTTTCTCAGCTGGATTTTTCACTTTCAAGCCCCTAAATGAACCAGCACTGTGCAGCCAAAAACCAAGTCTTCGCAAATCCAAGGAATTCAATTCCAAGAAATCCTTGGTTCAACTGCCTGTCCTCTCTCCAATATTTCCAATTCCGCCCCAAACTCAGGATCCAACACCAATGCCATATCAACCACCCACAAGTCAAAACCTTTTGCCTCCTCTCCCAGAACTGCCTAAACTTCCACCACTGCCACAGCTCCCCCCTCTGCCTCCGCTTCCTGGGTTTCCGAATTTCCCGAAAAAAGAAACCGAAACGTcggaaaaatcaaaatcaacgTCAGACCCTTTGACAACATTAGAAGTGCCGCTCCTTCCATCACCACAGCCGGGTTTCGGGTTTCGATTTCCACCAAATCCGTTTCGGCCGC CTTCCTTTTTTCCCCGGAGCCCGTTTCTGTCATCTCCATTGTCAATTCCTCCTAACCCGGTTCTGAGGCCACCGCCTTCGATATTTCCTCGAAACCCTTTTCAGCCTTCACCGCCAGTGGTTGGTTTAACTCCTTCCCTCGCACCACCACCGGCTCCGGTTGGTCTTCCTCCATTCCCATTTCAACCAGCCCCTGGATTCCCCGGCATTCCACCAGTTAGAAATTAG
- the LOC131304531 gene encoding leucine-rich repeat extensin-like protein 3 isoform X1 produces the protein MHWFLAIVFLIFTLNNLSEAKYGKRLPSAVVVGTVYCDTCFRTDFSRTSHFISAALVEVECGVTSSKPSFRKETKTNERGEFKVRLPFSVSKHVKKIEGCSVKLIRSSEPYCSVASTATSDSLHLKSRKKGIHIFSAGFFTFKPLNEPALCSQKPSLRKSKEFNSKKSLVQLPVLSPIFPIPPQTQDPTPMPYQPPTSQNLLPPLPELPKLPPLPQLPPLPPLPGFPNFPKKETETSEKSKSTSDPLTTLEVPLLPSPQPGFGFRFPPNPFRPPSFLPRSPFRPPSFFPRSPFRSPSFFPRSPFLSSPLSIPPNPVLRPPPSIFPRNPFQPSPPVVGLTPSLAPPPAPVGLPPFPFQPAPGFPGIPPVRN, from the exons ATGCATTGGTTTCTGGCTAttgttttcctcattttcaCACTCAATAACCTGTCAGAGGCAAAGTACGGGAAGAGGCTTCCATCTGCAGTGGTTGTTGGCACTGTTTACTGTGACACATGCTTCAGAACAGATTTCTCAAGGACTAGTCACTTCATCTCAG CGGCATTGGTGGAGGTCGAATGCGGGGTTACGAGTTCGAAACCGAGTTTCCGGAAAGAGACGAAAACGAACGAGCGCGGGGAGTTCAAAGTGCGTCTACCTTTCTCGGTATCGAAACATGTCAAGAAAATCGAGGGGTGTTCGGTGAAGCTAATCCGCAGCAGCGAGCCGTATTGTTCTGTGGCATCGACAGCAACTTCAGACTCACTCCATCTCAAGTCAAGAAAGAAAGGGATTCACATTTTCTCAGCTGGATTTTTCACTTTCAAGCCCCTAAATGAACCAGCACTGTGCAGCCAAAAACCAAGTCTTCGCAAATCCAAGGAATTCAATTCCAAGAAATCCTTGGTTCAACTGCCTGTCCTCTCTCCAATATTTCCAATTCCGCCCCAAACTCAGGATCCAACACCAATGCCATATCAACCACCCACAAGTCAAAACCTTTTGCCTCCTCTCCCAGAACTGCCTAAACTTCCACCACTGCCACAGCTCCCCCCTCTGCCTCCGCTTCCTGGGTTTCCGAATTTCCCGAAAAAAGAAACCGAAACGTcggaaaaatcaaaatcaacgTCAGACCCTTTGACAACATTAGAAGTGCCGCTCCTTCCATCACCACAGCCGGGTTTCGGGTTTCGATTTCCACCAAATCCGTTTCGGCCGCCTTCCTTTTTACCCCGGAGCCCGTTTCGGCCGCCTTCCTTTTTTCCCCGGAGCCCGTTTCGGTCGCCTTCCTTTTTTCCCCGGAGCCCGTTTCTGTCATCTCCATTGTCAATTCCTCCTAACCCGGTTCTGAGGCCACCGCCTTCGATATTTCCTCGAAACCCTTTTCAGCCTTCACCGCCAGTGGTTGGTTTAACTCCTTCCCTCGCACCACCACCGGCTCCGGTTGGTCTTCCTCCATTCCCATTTCAACCAGCCCCTGGATTCCCCGGCATTCCACCAGTTAGAAATTAG